The following coding sequences are from one Sciurus carolinensis chromosome 11, mSciCar1.2, whole genome shotgun sequence window:
- the LOC124960399 gene encoding olfactory receptor 8H1-like codes for MSRWNNTNNVPDFILMGLTDSEEIQLVLFMLFLLIYLITVLGNVGMVLLICLDPQLHTPMYFFLTQLSFLDLSYSTVITPKTLANLLTSTKNISFMGCFAQMYFFVLLGAAECFLLSSMAYDRYVAICRPLHYPVIMSPRFCRALLFGSYLIGFMDSSVNLLCMSRLHFCDSNVIHHFFCDTSPVLALSCTDIYDTEIMIFIFAGCTLMVSLITISLSYVSILSTILKINSTSGKQKAFSTCASHLLGVTIFYGTMIFTYLKPNESYSLGKEQVASVFYTIVIPMLNPLIYSLRNKEVKNALVRVIQKREGSRQLK; via the coding sequence ATGAGCAGATGGAATAACACAAACAACGTGCCTGACTTCATCCTCATGGGGCTGACAGACTCTGAAGAGATCCAGCTGGTCCTCTTCATGCTATTTCTCCTGATATACCTGATTACTGTGCTGGGGAATGTAGGGATGGTACTGCTAATTTGCCTGGATCCCCAGCTTCACAcccccatgtatttttttcttactcagTTGTCATTCCTTGACCTCAGTTACTCAACCGTCATCACACCCAAAACCTTAGCAAACTTACTAACCTCCACCAAGAACATCTCATTCATGGGCTGCTTTGCTCAGATGTACTTCTTTGTTTTGTTGGGTGCTGCCGaatgttttcttctctcctcaaTGGCCTATGATCGCTATGTAGCTATCTGCCGCCCTCTGCACTACCCAGTCATTATGTCCCCAAGATTCTGCCGCGCCCTGCTCTTTGGGTCCTATCTGATTGGCTTTATGGATTCCTCTGTCAATTTGCTTTGCATGAGCAGATTACATTTCTGTGACTCCAATGTAATCCATCACTTTTTCTGTGACACATCCCCGGTTTTGGCCCTGTCCTGCACTGACATATATGATACAGAaatcatgatatttatttttgctggttGTACCCTAATGGTGTCCCTTATTACAATATCTCTATCCTATGTATCCATTCTCTCTACCATTCTGAAAATTAATTCCACTTCAGGAAAGCAGAAAGCCTTCTCTACCTGTGCCTCCCATCTCCTGGGAGTCACCATCTTTTATGGGACtatgatttttacttatttaaaaccAAATGAGTCTTATTCCTTAGGAAAGGAACAAGTGGCTTCGGTTTTTTATACTATTGTGATTCCTATGCTGAATCCACTCATCTATAGTCTTagaaacaaagaagtaaaaaatgctCTCGTTAGAGTCATTCAGAAGAGAGAGGGCTCCAGGCAATTAAAATAA